CCACCCTTGCCTCGACAGCAGTGGCGTTATTCCACCGTCACCGACTTGGCCAGGTTACGCGGCTGGTCGACGTCGGTGCCCTTGAGCACGGCGACGTAGTACGACAGCAGTTGCAGCGGAATGGTGTAGAGGATCGGCGCCAGCGCATCGTTGATGTGCGGCACGTTGATCACATGGGTGCCCTCGCCGTTGCTCATGCCGGCCTGCTCGTCGGCGAACACCACCAGCTCGCCGCCACGGGCGCGGACTTCCTGCAGGTTCGACTTGAGCTTCTCCAGCAGTTCGTTGTTCGGCGCCACGGTCACCACCGGCATGTCGTTGTCCACCAGCGCCAGCGGGCCATGCTTGAGCTCGCCGGCCGGGTAGGCCTCGGCGTGGATGTAGGAGATCTCCTTGAGCTTGAGCGCACCTTCCATCGCCACCGGGTACTGGGCGCCGCGGCCAAGGAACAGGGTGTGGTGCTTGTCGGCGAACAGCTCGGCGATCTTCTCGACCACGCCATCCATCGCCAGCGCCTCGCTCAGGCGGGCCGGCAGGCGGCGCAGCTCGTCCACCAGCTCGGCTTCGACACCGGCTTCGAGGGTGCCGCGCACATGGCCGAGGGCCAGGGTCAGCAGCATCAGCGACACCAGCTGGGTAGTGAAGGCCTTGGTCGAGGCGACGCCGATCTCCGGCCCGGCCAGGGTCAGCAGGGTCAGGTCGGATTCGCGCACCAGCGAGCTGATGCCCTTGTTGCAGATCGCCAGGCTGCCGAGGAAGCCCAGCTCCTTGGCATTGCGCAGGGCCGCCAGGGTGTCGGCGGTCTCGCCGGACTGCGAGATGGAGACGAACAGGGTGTCCGGCTGCACCACCACCTTGCGGTAGCGGAACTCGCTGGCCACTTCCACTTGGCAAGGGATACCGGCCAGGCTTTCCAGCCAATAGCGGGCGACCATGCCGGCGTGGTAGCTGGTGCCACAGGCAACGATCTGCACGTTGCGCACCTTGGCGAACAGCTCGGCGGCCTGTGGGCCGAAGGCCTGGACCATCACGTGGTCCTTGCCCAGGCGCCCTTCCAGGGTGCGCTGCACCACGGTGGGCTGCTCGTGGATTTCCTTGAGCATGAAGTGGCGGTAGTTGCCCTTCTCGGCGGCTTCGGCGCCTTCGTGGTACTGCACCGTCTCACGCTGGACCGGATGACCGGCCTGATCCCAGATCTGCACCTGGTCACGGCGGATCTCGGCGATATCGCCTTCTTCCAGGTACATGAAGCGGTCGGTGACCTGGCGCAGGGCCAATTGGTCGGAGGCCAGGAAGTTTTCGCCGAGGCCAAGGCCGATCACCAGCGGGCTGCCGCTGCGGGCGGCGACCAGGCGGTCTGGCTGGCTGGCGCTGATCACCGCCAGGCCATAAGCCCCGTGCAGGCGCTTGACCGCGGCCTTGAGCGCGTCGGTCAGGTCGGGAATGTCCTTGAGCAGGTGGTGGATCAGGTGGACGATGACTTCGGTGTCGGTCTGCGAGACAAAGGCATAGCCCAGGCCCCTGAGCTCTTCACGCAGCTCTTCGTGGTTCTCGATGATGCCGTTGTGCACCACCGCCACGTCGTGCCCGGAGAAATGCGGGTGGGCATTGTTTTCGGTCGGCGCGCCATGGGTTGCCCAGCGAGTGTGGGCGATGCCCAGCTGGCCGGCCAGCGGGTCGGCGGTCACGGCGCCTTCGAGTTCGCTGACCTTGCCGATGCGACGGCGACGCTCCAGCGCGCCTTGCTGGTTCAGCACGGCCAGGCCGGCGCTGTCATAACCACGGTATTCCAGGCGCTTGAGGCCTTCGATGAGGATGGCTGTGATATTGCGCTCGGCAACGGCACCAACGATTCCACACATAAGATGTTGCTCCTAGCTGATAGCGGCGCAGATAAGGGTGATGCCGCGGGCTTGAATCCGGTCGCGTGCCTCGGCGGGCAGGCGATCATCAGTAATCAGGGTATTGACGCTGCCCCAGGGCAGCTCGAGGTTGGGGATCTTGCGACCGACCTTGTCCGACTCGACCATGACGATCACCTCGCGCGCCACCTCGGCCATGACCCGGCTCAAGCCCAACAGCTCGTTGAAGGTGGTGGTGCCACGCTCCAGGTCGATGCCGTCGGCACCGATGAACAGCTGATCGAAGTCGTATGAGCGTAGTACTTGCTCGGCCACCTGGCCCTGGAAGGACTCCGAATGTGGGTCCCAGGTACCACCGGTCATCAGCAATACAGGCTCATGCTCCTGCTCGCTGATGGCGCGGGCCACGTTGAGCGAGTTGGTCATCACCACCAGACCCGGCTGGCGCCCGAGCTGGGGGATCATCGCCGCCGTGGTGCTGCCGCTGTCGATGATGATGCGCGCATGCTCGCGGATGCGTCCGACCGCCGCCCGGGCGATGGCCTGCTTGTACAAGGACACCGGCTGGACTGTGTCGCCCAGCAGTTCCTGGGGCATGGTCACAGCGCCACCGTACCGGCGCAGCAGCAAGCCGTTGGCCTCCAGAGCGGCGAGGTCCTTACGGATGGTGACTTCGGAAGTTTCGAAACGCTTGGCCAGGGCGTCGACGCTCACCTCGCCCTGCTCGTTGAGCAAGGCCAGGATATTGTGGCGGCGCTGGGGAGTGTTTCGTTTCGACATGTCGGTCTAAGTTTCGATTCGAAAGATAAGAGATGCAATCAAAACCTAAGATGAGGGATTCGTCAAGTTGCCGCTGTGCTGTGGATAGTTTTTCCCTGCCCTGACGCGGTCCCTGTAGGAGCGGCCTCTATACGACACCCAATAAAAAGCCGGCTTATTCACATAAGCCGGCTTTCGATTGAAAGTGCTGTGGATAACTCAGCTCTTCTTGAGCTTCTCCGGCCGCTTCCAGCCTTCGATGTTGCGCTGGCGCGCACGGGCAACGCCCAACTGCCCGGCTTCGACTGTCTGGGTGATGGTCGAGCCCGCGGCGGTAGTGGCTCCCGCCTGGATTTCCACAGGTGCCACCAGCGAGTTGTTGGAACCGATGAACACATCCTCGCCCATCACGGTGCGGAACTTGTTCGCGCCGTCGTAGTTGCAGGTGATGGTGCCGGCACCGATGTTAGTGCGGGCACCGATCTCGGCATCGCCCAGGTAGGTCAGGTGACCGGCCTTGGCGCCCTCGCCCAGGTGCGCGTTCTTCAGTTCGACAAAGTTACCCACATGGGCGCGGGCTTCCAGCACGCTGCCCGGACGCAGACGGGCGAACGGACCAGCATCGCTGCCCTCGCCCAGCACCGCGCCTTCAAGGTGGCTGTTGGCCTTGACCACCACGCCCTTGCGCAGGGTGCTGTCCTTGATCACGCAGTTGGGGCCGATCTGCACGTCATCCTCGATCACCACCTTGCCTTCGAGAATGACGTTAATGTCGATCAGCACATCGCGGCCAACCGTCACCTCACCACGCACATCGAAGCGCGCCGGATCGCGCAGCGTGACGCCCTGGGCCATCAAACGGCGGCCTTCACGCAGTTGATAGTGCCGCTCAAGCTCCGCCAATTGACGGCGGTCGTTGGCGCCCTGCACTTCCATCGGATCTTGGGGCTGCTCGGTGGCGACCACCAGGCCATCGGCCACGGCCATGGCGATCACGTCGGTAAGGTAGTACTCGCCCTGAGCGTTGTTATTGGACAACCGTCCCATCCAGTCGGCCAGCCGTGCGGCAGGCATGGCGAGGATGCCGGTGTTGCCTTCCTTGATCGCCTTCTGCGCTTCGCTGGCATCCTTGTGCTCGACGATCGCGGTCACGTTGCCCGCTGCGTCACGCACGATGCGCCCGTAACCGGTCGGATCCTGCAAGGTCACGGTGAGCAGCCCCAGCTGCTGCTCGCTGACCTTGGCCAGAAGGCGCTGCAGGGTTTCCACCTCGATCAACGGCACATCCCCGTAGAGCACCAGCACGGTATCGGCGGTGATCGCCGGCAACGCCTGGGCCACGGCATGGCCGGTACCCAGTTGCTTGTCCTGCATGACGAAGTTCAGATCGTCGGCGGCCAGGCGCTCACGGACCAGCTCGGCGCCATGGCCGATAACCACGTGAATACCTTTGGGCTGCAACTGGCGTGCGCTGTGGATAACGTGGCCGAGCATGGAGTTGCCGGCGACCGGGTGTAGGACCTTTGGCAGTGCAGAGCGCATGCGGGTGCCTTGGCCTGCGGCGAGAATGACGATATCGAGGGACATTGACTGGCTACCAATCCTGGGTGGTCAGGGACGTGACCGAAGGGAATTTCAGAAAAAGAAAAAGGGTAGCCGAGGCTACCCTTTAACTCAATCGCAACAGCGGTAAGCGGCCAAGGCCGGTTTACTTGCCTTTGCGCAATTGCTGGACAGTACGCAGCTGAGCTGCAGCCTCGGCCAGACGTGCGGCAGCAGCGCCGTAGTCGAAGTCCGAGCCTTTAGTGTTCAGCGCGTTCTCGGCAGCCTTGAGGGCTTCCTGAGCCTGAGCTTCGTCCAGGTCGGCAGCGCGCTGCACGGTGTCGGCAAGAACCTTGACCATGTTCGGCTGCACTTCGAGGAAGCCACCGGAGATGTAGTACACCTCTTGAGTGCCACCCTGCTTGGTCAGCGTGATCGGACCAGGCTTGAGATTGGTGATCAGCGGCGCGTGGCCTGGAGCGATACCCAGATCGCCCAGGTTGCCGTGCGCTACTACCATCTCGACCAGGCCGGAGAAGATCTCTCCTTCCGCGCTGACGATATCGCAATGGACTGTCATAGCCATCTGCTTGCCTCAACCTGATTAGCGCCCCTTGCGGGGCGCCGGGGTTACAGTTTCTTGGCTTTCTCGATCGCTTCGTCGATGCTGCCGACCATGTAGAACGCTTGTTCTGGCAGGTGGTCGTAGTCACCTTTGAGGATGCCGCTGAAGCCAGCGATGGTGTCCTTGAGCGAAACGTACTTGCCTGGCGAGCCGGTGAAGACTTCGGCCACGAAGAACGGCTGCGACAGGAAGCGCTGGATCTTACGAGCGCGGGCAACCAGTTGCTTGTCGGCTTCGGACAGTTCGTCCATACCCAGGATCGCGATGATGTCCTTCAGCTCTTTGTAGCGCTGCAGAACATACTGAACGCCACGAGCGGTCTCGTAGTGCTCGGTGCCGATCACGTTCGGGTCCAGCTGGCGCGAAGTCGAGTCCAGTGGGTCGACCGCTGGGTAGATACCCAGGGAAGCGATGTCACGGGACAGAACGACGGTGGCGTCCAAGTGGGCGAAGGTGGTGGCTGGCGACGGGTCGGTCAGGTCGTCCGCAGGTACGTATACGGCCTGTACGGAGGTGATCGAACCTTCTTTGGTCGAAGTGATACGCTCTTGCAGAACGCCCATCTCTTCGGCCAGGGTCGGCTGGTAACCTACTGCCGAAGGCATACGGCCCAGCAGTGCGGATACTTCAGTACCGGCCAGGGTGTAACGATAGATGTTGTCGACGAACAGCAGAACGTCGTTACCTTCGTCACGGAACTTCTCAGCCATGGTCAGGCCGGTCAGCGCTACGCGCAGACGGTTTCCTGGTGGCTCGTTCATCTGACCGTAGACCAGCGCTACCTTGTCGAGAACGTTGGAGTCCTTCATCTCGTGGTAGAAGTCGTTACCCTCACGAGTACGCTCACCCACACCAGCGAACACAGAGTAACCGCTGTGTTCCATGGCGATGTTACGGATCAGTTCCATCATGTTCACGGTCTTGCCGACGCCGGCGCCACCGAACAGACCAACCTTACCACCCTTGGCGAACGGGCAGACCAGGTCGATAACCTTGATACCGGTTTCCAGCAGGTCGTTGCCGCCCGCCTGGTCAGAGAACGATGGCGCTGGCTGGTGGATACCGCGACGCTCTTCTTCGCCGATTGGACCGGCTTCGTCGATCGGGTTGCCCAGGACGTCCATGATACGGCCCAGGGTTGCCTTGCCGACAGGTACCGAGATGGCAGCCTTGGTGTCGACGACATCCAGACCGCGCTTCAGACCTTCGGTCGAGCCCATCGCAATGGTACGAACCACGCCGTCGCCCAGCTGCTGCTGAACTTCCAGGGTGGTTTCCGCGCCTTGTACTTTCAGCGCGTTGTAAACACTCGGCACGGCATCACGTGGGAATTCCACGTCGATGACGGCGCCGATGATTTGAACGATACGTCCGCTACTCATAGCTGGATCCTCTGAATTTTTGAACCGTTAAACCGCGGCAGCGCCGCCGACGATTTCCGAGATCTCCTGGGTGATCGCAGCCTGACGCGCCTTGTTGTAGATCAACTGAAGCTCTTTGATCAAATCACCGGCGTTGTCTGTGGCGTTCTTCATGGCGATCATCCGGGCCGCTTGTTCAGCAGCGTTGTTCTCGACCACCGCCTGGTAGACCTGCGACTCCACGTAACGCACCATCAAGCCGTCCAGCAGCTCTTTTGCGTCGGGTTCGTACAGGTAGTCCCAGTGGTGCTTGAGTTCCTGATCCGGGGTTGCCACCAACGGTACCAATTGCTCGACCGTCGGTTTTTGGGTCATGGTGTTGATGAACTTGTTCGAAACCACCGAGAGGCGATCGATGCGGCCGTCCAGGTAGGCGTCCAGCATCACCTTAACGGAGCCGATCAGATCATTGATCGATGGCTCTTCGCCCAGGTGGCTGATCGCGGCTACGACGTTGCCGCCAAAGATGCGGAAGAAAGTCGCACCCTTGCTGCCGATCACGCACAGGTCGATTTCAACGCCCTGTTCGCGGTTTTCGTTCATGTCCTTGACCAGGGCCTTGAACAGGTTGGTGTTCAAGCCACCGCACAGACCACGGTCACTGCTCACCACGATATAACCGGCGCGCTTTACAGGGCGCTCGATCATGAACGGGTGGCGATATTCCGGGTTGGCGTTGGCCAGATGACCGATCACCTGGCGGATACGCTCCGCGTAAGGACGGCTAGCAGCCATGCGCATTTGTGCCTTGCGCATTTTGCTGACCGCCACTTTCTCCATGGCGCTGGTAATTTTTTGCGTGCTTTTGATGCTCGCAATCTTACTGCGAATCTCTTTTGCGCCTGCCATGTATCACCTATCAGGTTAGCAAGCGGGGGCCGGAGCCCCCGCTGCGGCTTACCAGGTCTGGGTGGCCTTGAACTTCTCGATACCGGCTTTCATGCCAGCGTCGATTTCGTCGTTGAAGTCACCCTTCACGTTGATCTTCGCCATCAGTTCGGCGTGATCACGGTTGAAGTAGGCGATCAGAGCTTGCTCGAAGCTACCGACCTTGGCGACTTCTACGTCGGTCAGGAAACCACGCTCAGCGGCGTACAGCGACAGGGCCATGTCTGCGATCGACATTGGCGCGTACTGCTTCTGCTTCATCAGCTCGGTAACGCGCTGACCATGCTCCAGCTGCTTGCGGGTAGCCTCGTCCAGGTCCGAAGCGAACTGGGCGAAAGCCGCCAGTTCACGGTACTGGGCCAGGGCGGTACGGATACCACCGGACAGCTTCTTGATGATCTTGGTCTGGGCGGCACCACCAACTCGGGATACCGACACACCGGCGTTAACGGCAGGACGGATGCCTGCGTTGAACATGGCCGATTCCAGGAAGATCTGACCGTCGGTGATCGAGATCACGTTGGTCGGAACGAACGCGGAAACGTCGCCAGCCTGGGTTTCGATGATCGGCAGGGCGGTCAGCGAGCCAGTCTTGCCGGTTACGGCACCGTTGGTGAACTTCTCGACGTACTCTTCGGAAACGCGCGATGCACGCTCCAGCAGACGGGAGTGGAGATAGAACACGTCGCCTGGGTACGCTTCACGTCCTGGTGGACGGCGCAGCAGCAGGGAGATCTGACGGTAGGCAACGGCCTGCTTGGACAGGT
This window of the Pseudomonas mosselii genome carries:
- the glmS gene encoding glutamine--fructose-6-phosphate transaminase (isomerizing), translated to MCGIVGAVAERNITAILIEGLKRLEYRGYDSAGLAVLNQQGALERRRRIGKVSELEGAVTADPLAGQLGIAHTRWATHGAPTENNAHPHFSGHDVAVVHNGIIENHEELREELRGLGYAFVSQTDTEVIVHLIHHLLKDIPDLTDALKAAVKRLHGAYGLAVISASQPDRLVAARSGSPLVIGLGLGENFLASDQLALRQVTDRFMYLEEGDIAEIRRDQVQIWDQAGHPVQRETVQYHEGAEAAEKGNYRHFMLKEIHEQPTVVQRTLEGRLGKDHVMVQAFGPQAAELFAKVRNVQIVACGTSYHAGMVARYWLESLAGIPCQVEVASEFRYRKVVVQPDTLFVSISQSGETADTLAALRNAKELGFLGSLAICNKGISSLVRESDLTLLTLAGPEIGVASTKAFTTQLVSLMLLTLALGHVRGTLEAGVEAELVDELRRLPARLSEALAMDGVVEKIAELFADKHHTLFLGRGAQYPVAMEGALKLKEISYIHAEAYPAGELKHGPLALVDNDMPVVTVAPNNELLEKLKSNLQEVRARGGELVVFADEQAGMSNGEGTHVINVPHINDALAPILYTIPLQLLSYYVAVLKGTDVDQPRNLAKSVTVE
- the glmU gene encoding bifunctional UDP-N-acetylglucosamine diphosphorylase/glucosamine-1-phosphate N-acetyltransferase GlmU; this encodes MSLDIVILAAGQGTRMRSALPKVLHPVAGNSMLGHVIHSARQLQPKGIHVVIGHGAELVRERLAADDLNFVMQDKQLGTGHAVAQALPAITADTVLVLYGDVPLIEVETLQRLLAKVSEQQLGLLTVTLQDPTGYGRIVRDAAGNVTAIVEHKDASEAQKAIKEGNTGILAMPAARLADWMGRLSNNNAQGEYYLTDVIAMAVADGLVVATEQPQDPMEVQGANDRRQLAELERHYQLREGRRLMAQGVTLRDPARFDVRGEVTVGRDVLIDINVILEGKVVIEDDVQIGPNCVIKDSTLRKGVVVKANSHLEGAVLGEGSDAGPFARLRPGSVLEARAHVGNFVELKNAHLGEGAKAGHLTYLGDAEIGARTNIGAGTITCNYDGANKFRTVMGEDVFIGSNNSLVAPVEIQAGATTAAGSTITQTVEAGQLGVARARQRNIEGWKRPEKLKKS
- the atpG gene encoding F0F1 ATP synthase subunit gamma encodes the protein MAGAKEIRSKIASIKSTQKITSAMEKVAVSKMRKAQMRMAASRPYAERIRQVIGHLANANPEYRHPFMIERPVKRAGYIVVSSDRGLCGGLNTNLFKALVKDMNENREQGVEIDLCVIGSKGATFFRIFGGNVVAAISHLGEEPSINDLIGSVKVMLDAYLDGRIDRLSVVSNKFINTMTQKPTVEQLVPLVATPDQELKHHWDYLYEPDAKELLDGLMVRYVESQVYQAVVENNAAEQAARMIAMKNATDNAGDLIKELQLIYNKARQAAITQEISEIVGGAAAV
- the atpD gene encoding F0F1 ATP synthase subunit beta — protein: MSSGRIVQIIGAVIDVEFPRDAVPSVYNALKVQGAETTLEVQQQLGDGVVRTIAMGSTEGLKRGLDVVDTKAAISVPVGKATLGRIMDVLGNPIDEAGPIGEEERRGIHQPAPSFSDQAGGNDLLETGIKVIDLVCPFAKGGKVGLFGGAGVGKTVNMMELIRNIAMEHSGYSVFAGVGERTREGNDFYHEMKDSNVLDKVALVYGQMNEPPGNRLRVALTGLTMAEKFRDEGNDVLLFVDNIYRYTLAGTEVSALLGRMPSAVGYQPTLAEEMGVLQERITSTKEGSITSVQAVYVPADDLTDPSPATTFAHLDATVVLSRDIASLGIYPAVDPLDSTSRQLDPNVIGTEHYETARGVQYVLQRYKELKDIIAILGMDELSEADKQLVARARKIQRFLSQPFFVAEVFTGSPGKYVSLKDTIAGFSGILKGDYDHLPEQAFYMVGSIDEAIEKAKKL
- a CDS encoding F0F1 ATP synthase subunit epsilon — its product is MAMTVHCDIVSAEGEIFSGLVEMVVAHGNLGDLGIAPGHAPLITNLKPGPITLTKQGGTQEVYYISGGFLEVQPNMVKVLADTVQRAADLDEAQAQEALKAAENALNTKGSDFDYGAAAARLAEAAAQLRTVQQLRKGK
- a CDS encoding DeoR/GlpR family DNA-binding transcription regulator codes for the protein MSKRNTPQRRHNILALLNEQGEVSVDALAKRFETSEVTIRKDLAALEANGLLLRRYGGAVTMPQELLGDTVQPVSLYKQAIARAAVGRIREHARIIIDSGSTTAAMIPQLGRQPGLVVMTNSLNVARAISEQEHEPVLLMTGGTWDPHSESFQGQVAEQVLRSYDFDQLFIGADGIDLERGTTTFNELLGLSRVMAEVAREVIVMVESDKVGRKIPNLELPWGSVNTLITDDRLPAEARDRIQARGITLICAAIS